In one Dethiosulfovibrio faecalis genomic region, the following are encoded:
- a CDS encoding DUF3168 domain-containing protein produces MSHIDTTKAVYKFLTETLSAKVEGVFDLVPEGQPGPYVQVGQIQSLRGSLLDDSDRSWYVDLHIWSDYQGRKEVLEIADTILASLPIEWFAEELVVLQDVARSSRIPSGWYHGVLTIKGYDGR; encoded by the coding sequence ATGAGCCATATCGATACGACAAAGGCGGTTTACAAGTTTCTTACGGAGACGCTCTCGGCGAAAGTCGAGGGCGTTTTCGATTTGGTTCCGGAGGGACAGCCTGGGCCGTATGTCCAGGTCGGACAGATTCAGAGTTTGCGGGGGAGTTTGCTGGACGACTCGGATCGCAGCTGGTACGTGGATCTCCATATCTGGAGCGATTATCAGGGTCGGAAAGAGGTCCTGGAGATCGCCGACACGATACTGGCGTCGTTGCCGATCGAATGGTTTGCGGAGGAACTTGTAGTTTTACAGGACGTTGCCCGGTCATCCAGGATTCCTTCCGGATGGTATCACGGGGTTTTGACGATAAAGGGTTATGACGGGAGGTAA
- a CDS encoding phage tail tape measure protein, with protein MARKKVVFAFGTDLTELERGFKRIDYKMRKMSTNMQREGKILSTAFTAPLAAVGVAGVKASIDFESAFAGVKKTVDATEAEIKKLRNGILDMSKEIPASAEAISHVAEAAGQLGINTDNILSFSRVMIDLGESTNLGSEEAASSLAQFANVTRMSQTDFDRLGSVVVDLGNNLATTEKDIVAMGQRLAGAGSQIGMSESDIMAMSAALSSVGINAEAGGSSFSKLMIRIKTAVATGNEDLRSFASVARMTQKEFKKAFDVDPGKAILAFIDGLSDLEGSGTSAIQVLNDMGITEIRLTDSLLRAAGASDTFSEAMEIGRKAWEQNNALLEEAEKRYGTTGSQLKVLQNRLNVAAIALGDHLAPGLVDVVDMTVDLAEGFSRLSSSTQSSVVAFSAVAAAVGPVLFGAGQTLTLFRSLGKGAVKLYGGMLKAGEALASFSAATAAAKGAVLGLNGAMSTGPMLAVSAVLVGLSLVIPPVISGFYDMTSETEKTEGAMKSLEEQVRDTKEALMGLSRTTWDRKIDEAREKVRKLSEELAVLNEAQKKEMERASLTMIGASRTTTSADSEIKKKESELNNARGDLKLKEDGRMYRSVLEEMGNALAKFKADVRDTDGDISNLKESAYLKLRGMADSLKGTEFENDPEIKRILSELTSYKASVNSRSFEGIPFGGDGKKVGRSISEAAKAVDLMRDKIRYLNEDGSAFLPILEEWKGKLKPLSDDWKLVVDLEKQVNDNIKSQNEELAREAEAAAKRAEALSRWEFSQGFTSSEDRVSDLMSGFDGVDMGDPSTWTDKLREGFAEAQSIVSSLVNEDLARLNGELSKGTITQDQWLDVLESLKSEYAEFPQVIKAIEKAQKGVKDTTSDVSDMTKLWANDLARGLADAIVNAKDLGDALQNVAKSIASSALQKLIGGWLGFADGAAFSGGKMLAFADGGVVNSPMIFPFASGIGLMGEAGPEAIMPLKRGVDGKLGVSADCSGGSGGATIIHNYYIQAVDAQSFADVCRRNPGAITGVFAQDYTNNGVTRKVVKGG; from the coding sequence ATGGCCAGAAAGAAGGTAGTCTTTGCGTTCGGCACCGATCTGACCGAGCTCGAACGAGGATTCAAGCGGATAGACTACAAGATGCGGAAGATGTCGACCAATATGCAGCGGGAAGGAAAAATCCTGAGTACCGCTTTTACCGCTCCTCTGGCGGCCGTAGGCGTGGCCGGAGTGAAGGCGAGCATCGATTTCGAAAGCGCTTTCGCCGGGGTGAAAAAAACCGTCGATGCGACGGAGGCTGAGATAAAGAAGCTGCGTAACGGGATCCTCGATATGTCCAAAGAGATCCCGGCCAGTGCCGAGGCCATTTCCCATGTGGCGGAAGCGGCGGGCCAACTTGGCATCAACACGGATAACATCCTGTCTTTCTCGAGAGTGATGATCGACCTGGGTGAATCGACGAATCTCGGCTCGGAGGAGGCCGCATCCTCTCTGGCTCAGTTTGCCAACGTGACGAGGATGAGTCAGACCGACTTCGATCGATTGGGAAGCGTTGTCGTTGATCTAGGCAACAACCTGGCCACGACGGAGAAGGACATAGTGGCCATGGGGCAACGGTTGGCCGGTGCCGGATCTCAGATAGGCATGTCCGAATCGGACATTATGGCCATGTCTGCGGCCTTGTCCTCCGTTGGGATCAACGCTGAGGCCGGTGGATCGTCGTTTTCAAAGCTCATGATCCGCATAAAGACCGCTGTAGCCACGGGCAACGAAGATCTGCGCTCTTTTGCATCGGTCGCAAGGATGACTCAGAAGGAGTTTAAAAAGGCTTTCGATGTCGATCCCGGAAAGGCGATTCTTGCGTTCATTGATGGCTTGAGCGATCTGGAAGGTTCGGGCACGTCGGCTATTCAGGTTCTGAACGATATGGGGATTACCGAGATCCGGCTGACCGATTCGCTTTTGCGGGCCGCCGGAGCAAGCGATACGTTCTCCGAGGCTATGGAGATAGGGCGAAAGGCTTGGGAGCAGAATAACGCCTTGCTGGAGGAGGCCGAGAAGCGTTACGGGACCACAGGGTCTCAGCTGAAGGTTTTGCAGAACCGTCTGAACGTGGCGGCCATCGCTTTGGGAGATCACCTCGCTCCCGGCCTAGTGGACGTCGTGGATATGACGGTCGACCTTGCGGAAGGTTTTTCACGTCTAAGCTCCAGTACTCAAAGCAGCGTTGTTGCCTTTTCCGCCGTAGCTGCCGCAGTAGGCCCGGTTTTATTCGGAGCTGGCCAGACCCTTACGTTATTCAGGTCCTTGGGAAAAGGTGCTGTCAAGCTTTATGGAGGAATGTTGAAGGCGGGAGAAGCCTTAGCGTCTTTTTCCGCTGCCACGGCTGCGGCAAAAGGGGCAGTGCTGGGACTTAACGGTGCCATGTCGACCGGTCCTATGCTGGCCGTATCCGCTGTTTTAGTGGGGCTTTCCCTGGTGATACCCCCTGTCATATCCGGTTTTTATGATATGACTTCAGAGACCGAAAAAACCGAAGGGGCCATGAAGAGCCTTGAGGAACAGGTTCGGGATACCAAGGAAGCCCTGATGGGGTTGAGCCGAACGACGTGGGATCGCAAGATCGACGAGGCTCGCGAGAAGGTAAGAAAACTTTCTGAGGAATTGGCTGTCTTGAACGAGGCGCAGAAGAAAGAAATGGAACGGGCAAGCCTCACCATGATAGGTGCCTCCAGGACGACCACGTCGGCTGACTCGGAGATAAAGAAAAAAGAAAGCGAGCTGAACAATGCCAGGGGAGATCTAAAACTCAAAGAGGATGGGCGTATGTATAGGTCCGTTCTCGAAGAGATGGGTAACGCCCTGGCGAAATTCAAGGCTGACGTACGGGATACCGACGGTGATATCTCCAATCTGAAGGAGTCTGCGTACCTGAAGTTGAGAGGTATGGCCGATTCTTTGAAGGGTACCGAGTTCGAGAACGATCCCGAGATAAAACGGATTCTGAGCGAGCTGACCTCCTATAAGGCTTCCGTAAATTCTCGATCATTTGAGGGGATCCCTTTCGGCGGAGACGGCAAGAAGGTAGGAAGGTCTATTTCGGAGGCAGCGAAGGCCGTCGATCTCATGAGGGATAAGATACGCTACCTCAACGAGGACGGTTCCGCTTTCCTGCCGATACTGGAGGAATGGAAAGGCAAGCTCAAGCCGCTGTCCGACGACTGGAAGCTTGTAGTGGATCTGGAGAAGCAGGTTAACGACAATATAAAATCGCAGAACGAGGAACTTGCACGGGAGGCGGAAGCGGCGGCGAAACGGGCCGAGGCCCTGTCCAGATGGGAGTTTTCACAGGGCTTCACCTCCTCTGAAGATAGAGTTTCCGATTTGATGTCCGGCTTCGATGGGGTCGATATGGGCGATCCGTCGACCTGGACCGATAAATTGCGAGAGGGGTTTGCCGAGGCGCAGAGCATCGTGTCGTCTTTGGTCAACGAGGATCTTGCTCGATTGAACGGGGAACTGTCCAAGGGGACGATAACCCAAGATCAGTGGTTGGATGTTTTGGAATCCCTTAAGTCCGAGTATGCCGAATTCCCACAGGTGATAAAAGCCATCGAAAAAGCTCAAAAGGGAGTGAAGGATACCACCTCCGACGTTTCAGACATGACGAAGCTTTGGGCCAACGACCTGGCCCGAGGCCTTGCGGACGCTATCGTGAACGCTAAAGACTTGGGAGATGCCCTGCAAAATGTGGCAAAAAGCATCGCCTCCAGTGCGTTGCAGAAGTTGATCGGCGGGTGGTTGGGTTTTGCGGATGGGGCGGCTTTTTCCGGAGGGAAGATGCTGGCATTTGCGGACGGTGGCGTAGTGAATTCGCCTATGATCTTCCCGTTTGCATCCGGAATAGGGCTTATGGGAGAGGCTGGTCCGGAGGCGATAATGCCTCTGAAGCGTGGAGTGGATGGCAAACTCGGTGTTTCTGCCGACTGTTCCGGGGGCTCCGGCGGGGCCACGATAATACATAATTACTATATCCAGGCTGTCGATGCTCAATCTTTTGCGGATGTCTGCCGTAGGAACCCGGGAGCGATTACCGGGGTGTTCGCCCAGGATTATACGAACAACGGCGTAACTCGAAAGGTCGTAAAAGGAGGCTGA
- a CDS encoding HK97-gp10 family putative phage morphogenesis protein: MITLQVSGTEELIRDLRKAGIEVREEAGDVLKEQAEAIKEDAKGRVPVDTGVLKQSIRSFVSKKRLSATVSAGGKVSGGDPYYAGFVEFGTKNSSPHPFLFPAARAHETETEEKLVETMMTVLKNGVGG, translated from the coding sequence ATGATAACACTTCAGGTTAGCGGCACGGAGGAGCTTATTCGGGATCTGCGCAAGGCTGGCATCGAGGTTCGAGAAGAAGCCGGGGATGTGCTTAAGGAGCAGGCCGAAGCAATAAAAGAGGATGCTAAAGGAAGGGTTCCCGTTGACACTGGAGTGCTTAAACAGTCGATCCGTTCCTTCGTGTCGAAGAAGCGCTTGTCGGCCACGGTCTCGGCGGGGGGAAAGGTGAGCGGAGGTGACCCATACTACGCTGGTTTCGTGGAATTCGGAACTAAGAACTCCAGTCCTCACCCGTTTTTGTTTCCTGCGGCTAGGGCCCACGAAACTGAGACGGAGGAAAAACTTGTCGAAACCATGATGACAGTTCTTAAGAATGGAGTAGGCGGATGA
- a CDS encoding lipocalin-like domain-containing protein translates to MPRAYTAYEAAAEKPEIITAWLVGIPSLPAVNDPSTTIELYFTDHSAEILYEGKTYLPSPLSISAPKASKDMEKASGAVALCNLPNQFSGYAKNYRIKDGKITVIHAVLNESTWIGMTTFVGIMDAPTITESQISVNISAGRSVAALIPRELYHLSRFPHLPSSKDPRTVNLK, encoded by the coding sequence ATGCCCAGAGCCTACACTGCCTACGAAGCCGCGGCAGAAAAGCCGGAGATAATCACCGCCTGGCTGGTGGGAATACCGAGCCTTCCTGCGGTGAACGATCCGTCCACCACGATCGAACTGTACTTTACGGACCATTCGGCAGAGATCCTTTATGAGGGCAAGACCTATCTGCCCAGCCCCCTCAGTATATCGGCGCCGAAGGCCAGCAAGGACATGGAAAAAGCCTCCGGAGCGGTAGCCCTCTGCAACCTGCCGAACCAGTTCAGCGGATACGCCAAGAACTACCGGATAAAGGACGGGAAGATAACTGTTATCCACGCCGTGTTAAACGAATCGACGTGGATCGGCATGACTACCTTTGTCGGGATCATGGATGCCCCGACAATTACCGAATCGCAGATTTCGGTGAACATCTCCGCCGGGCGCAGCGTGGCGGCCCTTATACCTCGTGAGCTGTATCACCTCAGCAGATTTCCGCACCTGCCGTCTAGTAAGGACCCGAGGACGGTCAATCTCAAATGA
- a CDS encoding phage tail tube protein translates to MGASTAKKALVHIDVSGTPTAFGEVKSFSLDTSLGTIDASVISTDWKNYLVGQASWSGSLECFYDPTDSAQAELSSKVIAGTAVTLTFYPLGDATGKPELTGTAYVTAWNVSGATEDAVGLSISFQGSGALTESTVV, encoded by the coding sequence ATGGGTGCATCTACAGCGAAAAAAGCACTGGTACATATAGACGTAAGTGGAACCCCTACGGCTTTCGGAGAAGTGAAATCGTTTTCTCTCGATACATCGCTGGGAACCATAGATGCGTCTGTTATATCGACGGACTGGAAGAATTATCTGGTGGGGCAGGCTAGTTGGAGCGGCAGTCTAGAGTGTTTCTACGATCCTACCGATTCGGCTCAGGCGGAGCTTTCGTCCAAGGTAATAGCAGGTACTGCGGTGACGTTGACTTTCTATCCTCTTGGAGATGCTACCGGAAAACCTGAGCTTACAGGGACTGCCTACGTAACGGCGTGGAATGTCTCCGGAGCCACCGAGGATGCGGTAGGTCTCTCCATTTCATTTCAGGGGAGCGGAGCTTTGACGGAATCAACTGTCGTATAG